The window GTGTAATGCTCTTTGCCAATATACATGATAATGTACCGGTTGTCTTTTACGATATGCACTTCGTCGCCACCCATGGCCGTGACTTTGCAGCCCAGGGCCTCGGCCAGGTTCCTGACCGGCACCATGGTTCGCTTATCCTTGATGAAAGGCTGAACATCAAAATAAAGCGTTCTGCCGTTTAAGGCCACACGAACACTCTTTTCCCGGTCAAAGATGCCGGTGATGCTCATTTTTTGCTCCTGGATCTCCTGGGGCTTTAAGGCATCCATATCGGCACTGTTTTCCGGTGTTAGAACAGGGATTTCCACTTTGATATCGGGCTCCGCCTTTGCTTTGGACCTCACTCCCAGGCTCAGGTCCGATGCCTCCTGCCCGTCTTTAACCTTTAAGTTCATGCTTGCGGTAGATTCGGTAGCGGTTTTGGAATAATCATAAAAATTTTTAAGATTGAAATCCGCTGTTTTATCGCTGATTTCAAATTGCAAACCTAAATCAATCGTCCCCTGCACCCGGTCGTCTTTCCGGTTTCGCTCATTCTGGAGGGTCAATAAACCGGCAGGACCTCCCGGTTGAGCATTTAATTTCAGCCTCAGTTGGGTGGAGCTTAAACCATCGGCGTTCTCCGGGACATTTATGACCAGAGACTCCAGTTGTATTCCCGTGATGTTAAAAAACAGACCGATTTCATCCGGAGTAGGGTAACTGAGAGTCTCTAACCCTTTCAACATCTCAGCTTTGTACTCAGCCTCGGTTTTAGATGGATCCGCAGACAAGGCTACTTTGGCCATAACCCCGGCAAAGGTCTCGGGGTCCTTTTTTATTTTCTGCAGCAGCGCATGAATGGTTTTTTCCAGTGCCTCTTGATTCAGTTCGAGAGTAATCTCCCCGTTGCGGCTGCGGATGTACTGATCGGGAATGGCCTCTACAAAAAAGCCATAGAGCCCCTTTAATTCAGTTATCATGGCCAGCGACCGCTGTTGGGACTGATTGAAGGACCATAACTGGGCCATTTCAGGATCTTTTATGTCGTAATAAAGATATTGAGGCAAAGTTTCCGGCAATTCAAGGGTGGGCACAAGTTCCTGCAGGGATTGAAAGGTCTCTCTGGGAATAATCACCTTGGTATCGTCCAAATAGAAATTTCCCCGGTACTCCTTCCCTTCTACCGTAAGGGTATAAGAGAAACTCATTTTATTGGCCGGGACATTCATCCGGTAGTCCAATTGAATTTCGGCGCCATTTATCCGCTTGGCCATCTGTTGGTCCTGGGGTTTCGTTAGGAACCCGGCTTCCAAATGATGAACTTTAAAGGCTAGGGAACCGGAAGCCGTCTGATTTATCTGGTTATCCAGGTCAGCCAGAGTCAGGTCAAAGCGGTCGATTAAAATTTTTTTCTCCCTTGAAAGGGTTTCCGCGCCAACCGGTAAAACCCCGCTGAAGGAAAACAACAAAACTAAAATAAAAACCAAATATTTCTTCAATTACAGAACCCCCTTAAACTTTCCTTGTATGCGAGGTTCTGCACCGGGAACCTTTTCTCCTCCCTGTTTACAAAAAAAGGACTTAGGTCAGTATGGTCCTTCACAGATTCAAGCCCTGAAAGAGCAGGATGGGCAGTAATCACGCCCATAACATGTCTCCCCTTTTGATAGTTGCACAAAAAAGGAGACGGCGCCCTCGATGGCGCCGCCTCCTAAAAATCCTTCAATTAATCCATATCAAAGGGCCAGCCTTCCATGCCGGCTTCCATAAACTTAACGTCCTTAAATCCGGCGCCCTCCAGAATGCGGGCGGCCTCGTAAGCCCGGGAGCCCATAACGCAAACCGTCACCACTTCTTTGTCTTTGGGCACCTGATCCAGCTTTTCCCTCAGTTCTCCCAGGGTGAGCTGTTGAACCCGCTGGTCCTGAATGTTGCGCATGTTAAACTGCTGGGGCGTCCGAACATCCAACAGCACAAAATCCTCGCCCCGTTCCAGTTTTTCCTGAACTTCTTGGGCCGTGTAGGTTTTGGCCACACCGTCCAGCTTATTTTTCAGGGTATTGCCGCAGTGGATAATGGGATCAATGGGAGTGGAGAAAGGCGGCGCATAGCCCAGGTCAAGGTTCAGCAGGTCATCCAGGGTTCCGCCATAGTAGAGCTGGGTGGCCACCACATCAATGCGCTTGGCAATTTCCCCTTTGCCCAGCCCCTGGGCGCCCAGAATTTTCCCGGTCTTTTTATCCACAATCATTTTGAAGATCACTTTGCTGCTGCTGGGATGGTAATGGGTCATGTCAAAGGTGGAAATCAGGGCGGTTTCAACATCGTATCCCAGATCCCGGGCCTGCTTTTCTCCCAGGCCTGTCCGGGCAATGTTTAAACCCATGCAGTGGAGCACGCCGGTACCCAGCACCCCTTTAAAGGTGGATTTGCCGCCGTTAACATTATCTCCCACAATGCGGCCCTGGCGGTTGGCGTAGGTGGCCATGGGAGCAAACACCTTTTTGCCGCTGAGCAGGTGCGTATTTTCCACACAGTCGCCCAGAGCGTAAATATCCGCATCACTGGTCTGCATATATTCATTGACGCTGATGGCGCCGGTTTCACCAATGGCCAGGCCGGCCTCCTGGGCCAGTTTTACGTTGGGACGAACCCCCACGGCCAGAATCACCATCTCCGCGTCAATCTCGCCCTTATCGGTAATCACTTTGGTAACCCGGCCGTCTTCCCCTTCCAGCCGCAGCACCTTTTCGCCGAAACGTCCTTCCAGACCCTGCTCGTATAGATTTTTATACAGCAGTTGCCCCAGGTCCGCATCCAAAATACCGGGCAGCAGCGTTTCTTTGAATTCCACCACGGTCACCGCACGCATGGGGCTGAATACCGAATCCAGCGCCTCCATACCGATGAAGCCGGAGCCAATAATAACCACGTCATTGGCCTCCCCGGCCTCCATGGCTTCTTTAATCCGTACCGCGTCGGTAAGGTGGTTCAAGCGGTAGACGCCCTTTAATCCCAGGTTTTCAATGGGAGGGGTAATGGGGTTGGAGCCGATTCCCAGAACCAGCTTATCGTATTCAAAAATCTGCTCTTCCCCGGTATCCACATTGCGGGCCAGGACTTTTTTGTCCGCCCGGTTAATGGTGACGGCCTCCATACCGGTCAGCACATCCACGCCCCGCTCTGCTTTAAAGAATTCCGGGTCACGCTTTACACCGTAGGCGGTGGAATAAAGATGATCAAACTCGTGAATTTGCCCCGATAGATAGTAAGGCATACCGCAGCCGGCGTAGGATATGTATTTTCCCTTTTCCAGAATGGTAATCTGCGCTTCAGGATTCAAACGGCGGGCTCTGGCAGCGGTTTTAGGGCCGGCGGCCACGCCCCCGATGATCAGAATTTTTTGACTGGCCAAATTCATTTCCTCCCTTTCCTAGCAAAAATTTCAACAATTTTATTATAACTCCAATATGACAATAAATTCAATGTCCCTTTTCCGGTCAAGACCGGAAAACTAATCCCCGGCTACCGGAATGGCCGGTCTCCGGGGACTGATTAAGAGGGTTTCGCCTGGCAGCGCAAGCTAAAGGGTTTTTCCAATGGCTTGGGCCACCGGACGGGCAGACTCCATTAACTGTAAGAATTGTTCCGGATTAAGGGACTGGGGTCCGTCGCACAGGGCCTTGGCCGGGTTTGGGTGCATCTCCACCAAAAGTCCGTCTGCTCCGGCAGCCACAGCGGCCAGGGTCATGGGCAGCACCAGTTCCCGCTTGCCGGTGGCATGGCTGGGGTCCACCACAACCGGCAGGTGGCTCAGGGACTTCACCAGCGGTATGGCGCTTAAATCCAGAGTATTGCGGGTATAAGTTTCAAAGGTGCGAATGCCCCGTTCACATAATATAACGGACTGGTTTCCTTCGGACATAATATATTCTGCCGCCATCAGCCATTCCTCAATGGTGGCTGAAAGGCCTCTTTTCAGCAAAATGGGTTTGTTGGATTGACCTGCGGCTTTCAGCAGCCGGAAGTTTTGCATGTTCCGGGTGCCGATTTGTAAAATATCAATGTAGGCGGTGGCCCGCTCTAAACTATCTTCATCAATGACTTCACTGACGGTAACCAAACCGGTTTGTTCCGATACTTCGGCCAGCAGTTTCAAGCCCTCTTCTTCCATGCCCTGGAAGCTGTAGGGAGACGTACGGGGTTTAAAAGCCCCTCCCCGCAAAAACCTGGCCCCTGCCCGGCGGGCCGCCTGAGCGGCTTTCATCAATTGTTCCCGGCTCTCCACGGCGCAAGGTCCGGCGATTACCGCCACCTGATCGGCTCCAATGGTAACACCCCGAACCTTGATGACGGTATTTTCCTCGCTGACTTCCCGGCTGGCCAGCTTAAAGGGCTTCATGATGGGAACCACTTTCTCCACGCCCGGCAGTGCTTCCAATCCCAGAGATTCGATAGCCCGGCGGTCTCCCACCGCGGCCACCACCGTACGTTTGGCCCCGTAAATAACCTGAGCCCGAAAACCCATGGCCGTTAAGCGGGAATCCACTTCCGCCACCTGTTCCTCTTTAGCCTGGGGGTACATTACAACAACCATTGATCATCCCTCCACTTTTTTATGTTCTGTAAAGTTGATTAAGGGACGAAAGTAAAAACTTCCGCGGTACCACCCTTATTGGCCAAAAAGCCCGGCTCAGCAGGGTACGGGACCGTTCCTTGCCGTGATTCCTCTCCGCCGGGTGGGTCTGGCAGGAACCCTTTCAGCAGCATTTCTGCCCTGAAAGTATAAAAAGCTTTTCATCCCATTCTAGGGACGAAAAGCTTTAAGCTTACCGCGTTACCACCCTCGTTAGCCCGAAAACGGGCTCACCTCGGCAAAGAGTACGGGAACTGTGTCCGATACCCCCTTCCCGGTAACGTGGGAATGACGGCCTAACCTACTACTGCTTTCAGTCGGCATCTCCGGAGGGAACTTCAATCAGCCATATTTGAAAACGCTCTCAATCGGTGGCGTTTCCTCCCTGTGAAACTGGGCTCTGACCTACTTTTCTCCTTCATCGACATTGGATTTAGGATTTTTATTTATTTTACTCGCAGTTAGGGATTTTGACAAGGGGAAACAATAATTTTTTACCGAAAACCCAAAAGGACAGTAAAATACTGTCCTTCATAAAAGGCTATGAATGGTTGTCGTGATTTGGCTGACTGCGCTTGTTCTCCAGCAGCTCGGCTTCATCCCCGCTGGCATAGGCGTCGTCATTGACAAATACAACTTCATCACAGTTAGGGCAGGTAACTTCAATAATATCGTCATCTTCCAGGATATCGGAGTGGAACATGACCGTTTCACCACAGCCGGGACAGTCAACCTCCACATAGTCCTCCTGGTCTTCATCACAATCACATTCCGTAAGGTCTTCTTCCAGGGTGTAAAGATCTTCGTCGATGGTTTCAACATAATCTTCCAACTGTCCCTGAGCCTCTTCCAGGCCTTCAACAGTCCGGGCAAAATCCTGCAACACACCAAGAATACCGTGGAACAGTTTTCCCTCTTTGCTGCTTTGGGAAATATCCATACCCTCAGCCAATCCCTGGAGATAGGCCACTCTTGATCGCAAACTATCCATGGTTCAAACCCCCTTTACTTTGTGTGGCATCCGGTCACACAACAGTATTCTTTCTCCTATCCGGGGGTTTTATACATATTATGGAATCTTAGACCCGTTTCACATAGTTGCTGGTACGGGTGTCGATTTGCAGTTTATCGCCCACATTAATAAAGAAGGGAACATTGACCACAGCACCGGTTTCCAGGGTTGCCGGCTTGCCGCCGCCGGAAGCCGTATCTCCTTTAATACCGGGTGCGGTTTCGGTAACTTCCAGTTCCACCACATTGGGCAGATCCACGCCGATAATGGTTCCCTTAAAGGAAAGAATGGTCAGGTTCATATTTTCTTTGAGCCATTTTATGGCGTCTCCCAATTCTTCTTTGGACACCGCAAACTGGTCGTAGGTTTCTACGTTCATGACGTTGTAGTTTTCCCCGTCACTGTACAGATACTGCACTTCCTGACGTTCAACCCGGGCCGGGTTCAGTTTTTCGTTGGGGTTGAAGGTCCTTTCAATCACCGCTCCGTTTTGCATGTTTCTCATCTTGGTGCGTACAAAGGCAGCGCCCTTGCCCGGTTTAACGTGCTGGAAATCAATAATCTGATAAACATTGTTATCAATCTCAACCGTTAAACCCGTTTTAAAATCACTTGTAGAAATCACCTGGATCGCCCTCCTAAAGCATAATTTAAATGGCCAGCAATTGGTCTTTGGGCGCAGAGGTCAGGATTTCACACCCCTCCGGAGTAACCAGAACACTGTCCTCAATACGCACTCCACCCCAACCGGGCAGGTAAATACCGGGCTCAACCGTAACCACCATGCCCGGCTCTAAAATGGTCTC is drawn from Desulforamulus ruminis DSM 2154 and contains these coding sequences:
- a CDS encoding copper amine oxidase N-terminal domain-containing protein, whose protein sequence is MKKYLVFILVLLFSFSGVLPVGAETLSREKKILIDRFDLTLADLDNQINQTASGSLAFKVHHLEAGFLTKPQDQQMAKRINGAEIQLDYRMNVPANKMSFSYTLTVEGKEYRGNFYLDDTKVIIPRETFQSLQELVPTLELPETLPQYLYYDIKDPEMAQLWSFNQSQQRSLAMITELKGLYGFFVEAIPDQYIRSRNGEITLELNQEALEKTIHALLQKIKKDPETFAGVMAKVALSADPSKTEAEYKAEMLKGLETLSYPTPDEIGLFFNITGIQLESLVINVPENADGLSSTQLRLKLNAQPGGPAGLLTLQNERNRKDDRVQGTIDLGLQFEISDKTADFNLKNFYDYSKTATESTASMNLKVKDGQEASDLSLGVRSKAKAEPDIKVEIPVLTPENSADMDALKPQEIQEQKMSITGIFDREKSVRVALNGRTLYFDVQPFIKDKRTMVPVRNLAEALGCKVTAMGGDEVHIVKDNRYIIMYIGKEHYTVNGRSKTLDAPPLLRDGRTLVPIRFVAEELGCSIELVGEEVRITTN
- a CDS encoding FAD-dependent oxidoreductase, whose translation is MNLASQKILIIGGVAAGPKTAARARRLNPEAQITILEKGKYISYAGCGMPYYLSGQIHEFDHLYSTAYGVKRDPEFFKAERGVDVLTGMEAVTINRADKKVLARNVDTGEEQIFEYDKLVLGIGSNPITPPIENLGLKGVYRLNHLTDAVRIKEAMEAGEANDVVIIGSGFIGMEALDSVFSPMRAVTVVEFKETLLPGILDADLGQLLYKNLYEQGLEGRFGEKVLRLEGEDGRVTKVITDKGEIDAEMVILAVGVRPNVKLAQEAGLAIGETGAISVNEYMQTSDADIYALGDCVENTHLLSGKKVFAPMATYANRQGRIVGDNVNGGKSTFKGVLGTGVLHCMGLNIARTGLGEKQARDLGYDVETALISTFDMTHYHPSSSKVIFKMIVDKKTGKILGAQGLGKGEIAKRIDVVATQLYYGGTLDDLLNLDLGYAPPFSTPIDPIIHCGNTLKNKLDGVAKTYTAQEVQEKLERGEDFVLLDVRTPQQFNMRNIQDQRVQQLTLGELREKLDQVPKDKEVVTVCVMGSRAYEAARILEGAGFKDVKFMEAGMEGWPFDMD
- the aroF gene encoding 3-deoxy-7-phosphoheptulonate synthase, with amino-acid sequence MVVVMYPQAKEEQVAEVDSRLTAMGFRAQVIYGAKRTVVAAVGDRRAIESLGLEALPGVEKVVPIMKPFKLASREVSEENTVIKVRGVTIGADQVAVIAGPCAVESREQLMKAAQAARRAGARFLRGGAFKPRTSPYSFQGMEEEGLKLLAEVSEQTGLVTVSEVIDEDSLERATAYIDILQIGTRNMQNFRLLKAAGQSNKPILLKRGLSATIEEWLMAAEYIMSEGNQSVILCERGIRTFETYTRNTLDLSAIPLVKSLSHLPVVVDPSHATGKRELVLPMTLAAVAAGADGLLVEMHPNPAKALCDGPQSLNPEQFLQLMESARPVAQAIGKTL
- a CDS encoding CD1247 N-terminal domain-containing protein, translated to MDSLRSRVAYLQGLAEGMDISQSSKEGKLFHGILGVLQDFARTVEGLEEAQGQLEDYVETIDEDLYTLEEDLTECDCDEDQEDYVEVDCPGCGETVMFHSDILEDDDIIEVTCPNCDEVVFVNDDAYASGDEAELLENKRSQPNHDNHS
- the efp gene encoding elongation factor P, translating into MISTSDFKTGLTVEIDNNVYQIIDFQHVKPGKGAAFVRTKMRNMQNGAVIERTFNPNEKLNPARVERQEVQYLYSDGENYNVMNVETYDQFAVSKEELGDAIKWLKENMNLTILSFKGTIIGVDLPNVVELEVTETAPGIKGDTASGGGKPATLETGAVVNVPFFINVGDKLQIDTRTSNYVKRV